CGAGAACGTCGTGATCGTCGAGGAGGACGAACAGGCAGTCGAACGCAACCGCAACGACGGCTACTCGGTCGTCATGGGCGACGGGACCGACACGGACGTGCTCCGGGAGGCCGGCGCCGCGAACGCGAAGACCGTCGTCGCCGCCACCGGGGACGACGATGCGAACCTGCTGATCGCCCAGCTGTCGAGCTCGAAGTTCGGCCCCGAGCGGGTGATCGCCCGCGCGAACAACCCGGACAACGTCGAGGCGTTCGAGGACCTGGGCGTCCGCACCATCTCCTCGGCGATGGCGACCGCCTGGGCGATGGACAACCAGATCGAGCGCCCGGCGCTGGCCCACTGGATGACCGACGTGGGCCGCAAGGGCGACGTCCAGGAGATCGAGGTCACCGCCGACTCCTTCGCGGGTCGCCCCGTCCGGGAACTCGGCCCGGAACTGCCCGAGACCTGTCTGCTCGCGCTGGTCGACCGCGACGGCCAGGTCGAGGTCCCCGGCCCGGAGTACGTCATCGAGATCGGCGACCGGGTGACGTTGCTGGGCGACCGCGACGCCGTCCGGGAGGCGATGGACATGGTCCATCCCGAGTGACCGCGCCGCCGACGTTTTGCGCCGTTTCACGTTCGTTCGAACCCTCCACCTGCGAGACCGGACTGAGCTGTCGTTAAACGGCGTGTAACGACCGATACGATCTCGGGTTAATACGTGGGCGCGGTCCGAAGCGACGGGTGAGGATGACCGAGTCAGACGCCGATCTCACAGCCGGCTCCGAGGAACCGCGGCGCAGATACGGCCAGTTCGACGCGGGCGACGGCATCGTCGTCTACGACCGCGAGGACACCGCCAGGTGGATCCAGTCCGACTGCTTCGTCCCGCTCCCGGACGTGCGGTGAGTGCGGTCGCCTGCCACGCTGCCCACACTTAAGTCCGCCCCCCTGTTCTGTCGGCCCATGACAGCCCCGACCTGTGACCTCGTGTTATTGGGCCGCGACCACGACGACGTCGACTCGCTCGCCGACCAGGCGCAACTGGCCGAGGAGTACGGCTTCAGCCACGTCACGATGGGCGAGACGACCGGCCACAACATCGTGCCCGTCCTCACCGTGATCGCCGAACGAACCGACGAGATCGGCATCACCGACGACGTGATCTCCCCGTACTCCCGGGCGCCGACGGTGCTGGGCCAGACCGCGCTCACGATGGACGACGTGACCGACGGGCGCTTCCGCCTCGGCCTCGGGACGAGCTCGCCCGCCATCGCCGAGCGCTGGCACGGGCAGTCGTTCGACCGCCCGCTCCGTCGGCTCCGGGAGACCATCGACGTGGTCCGGCAGGTCTGCACCGGCGATTCGGTCGACTACGACGGCGAGATCTACGACCTCGGCGGGATGGCCTTCGAGGGCCGCGTCCCCGACGAGCCGCCGGCGGTCGACGTCGCTGCCCTCGGCCCCAAGACCGTGGAACTGGCCGGCCGGTTCGCCGACGGCTGGGTCCCGCAACTGTTCACGACCGAGGGGCTCGAGGAGCGGATGGAGGACCTCCGGCGCGGCGCGGAACTGGGCGATCGCGACCCCGCCGAGTTGCGGGTCAGCCCCCTCGTCCGCTGCTGTGCGGCCGAGGACGGCGACACCGCCCGCTCGATCGCCCGGGGGATGATCGCCTTCCTGATCGGCGCGTACGGCCCCTTCTACGGCGATTCGATCGCCGAGCAGGGGTACGAGGAGGAGGTCGAGGAGATCCGCGCCGCCTGGGAGGACCGCGACACGGCGGCGATGGCCGCGGCGCTCCCCGACGAGTTGCTCGACGCCGTCGCCGCCACCGGCACGCCCGAGGAGGTCCGCGACAAGGTCGAGGACTTCGCCGCCGTCGACGGCGTCGACGCCGTCCGGGTGGGCTTCGTCTCCGGCATGAGCCAGGAGCAAAAGGAACTGACGATGGACGCAGTGACGGATTCGTAAGTTGGGGACACCGTCGTTAGCCGGATCGATGGCGGCGCTTTCCAGCTTGAAGCCCTATTAATAAGGGCTCCCTCCAGTGGCTGTTGATTTATGTGCCTCCCGGTCGTTGCACCTGACATGATACACGGGAAGGGTCCACTGCTGACGGTGGACGTGGGTACACAGGAGACGACGACCGAAGACATCGACGACGTGCTGGAGACCTTCGTCGGCGGCCGGGGTGTGGGGACGCGACTCGCCCACGAGCGGATCCCCTTCGACGCGGATCCGTTCGGGCCGGAGAACAGCCTCTTCTTCGCGACGGGGCCGCTCCAGACCTCGTCGATGAGTTTCACCGGGCGGATGAACTGCACGGGATTGTCGCCGCTGACCGACGGCCTGCTCTCCTCGAACGCCGGCGGGTTCATGTCCCGGCCGTTCGCTGACACGGGCTACGGCGCGGTCGAGATCACGGGCGCGAGCGACGAGCTGGTGGGTGTCCACGTCACCGACGAGGGCGTCACCTTCGAGGCAGTCGGCGACCTCGAGGAGGCGACCGTCGACGAGACGATCGAGTACCTCGATTCGGAACACGGCCTCGGCGACGAACACGCGGCCATCGCCGGGCCGGCCGGCGAGAACGAGGTCCGGTTCGCGGCCATCATCACCTCCGAACACCGGGCGTTCGGCCGCGGCGGCCTCGGCGCGGTGCTGGGTTCGAAGAACGTGAAGTTCCTCACCTTCGACGGCGACTCCCGGCCGGAGATCGACCTGGACGAGGAGGTCACGCAGGCGATCCACCAGGACGCCGCCACCTCCGACAGCCCGATGAAAGACGCCGGGACGGTCTCGGTCTCGTCGTTCGCCAACGCCGTCGAGGCGGTGCCGACGAAGTACTTCGAGGAACTGTCCTACGACAAACTCGACGAGATCGGGTCGACCGCGGTCATCGACCACAAGTACAAGAAGGGCACCTGTTCGTCGTGTGCCTTCGCCTGCAAACTCCCGACCAAGGACGAGTCCGACGGGTTCACGACTGAGGGCCCGGAGTGGGAGACGGTGATGGCCTTCGGGTCGAACGCCCTCGTGGACGACTTCCGGACGATCATGGAGGCAAACGACATGTGCGACACGCTCGGGATGGACACCATCTCCTGTGGCGACACCATCTCGGCGTACCTCGCGGCCGAAGACGAGTTCGGCAACGAGGAACTCATGCTCGAACTGGTCGAGAAGATCGCCTACCGCGAGGACGAGGGCGACCTCCTGGCCGAGGGGATCGACCGCATCCACGACGAACTCGGCGTCGACAACTGGACGATGAAGGGCATGGAGTTCGCCGCCCACGACGGCCGCACGCTCAACGGCCAGGGCCTCTCCTACGCCACCTCGAACCGCGGGGCCGACCACATGTACTCGGTCGCCTACGACTACGAGTACCCGCTGGTCGCGCCGACGGAGGCCATGGACAAGGAGGGCGTCGACGGCAAGTCCGAGAAGATCATCGAACTCGAGAACATCAAGGCCGTCAGGGACAGCGGCGTCCTCTGTCAGTTCTCTTCGTCCTACACCGAGGAGGAACGCTACGAGAAGGTGTTCCAGGCCGACTACGACCAGTTGATGGACCTGGGCAGCCGGATCGTCGAGATGGAGCGACACTTCCACAACGAGCGCGGGAAGGACCGCAGCGACGACGAGGCCCTGCCCTTCGACCTGGAGGGGCTGTCGGACGAACTGGACAGCTACTACGAGCAGCGCGACTGGAACCAGGACGGCACGGTGCCCGACGAGAACGTCGAGGGCGCCGAAGCGGCCGGAGACTGAATAGCTACTCTTCGGTGTAGTCCGATTTCTCGGGTTCGCCGCCGTTGCGGACCCAGGGGGTGCCTTCGCTGTCGCCGCCGGTCTTGTAGACGCCGCGAGCGGAGGCGACGTGGTGCTCGTCGGCGTCCCAGACGTCGATGTCGGTGACGGCGACGCTGCCGCCCATGCGCATGACCTCGGCCTCGGCGTGGAGGTCGTCGGTCGCGGGCGCGAGGTAGTCCATGCGCATGTCGACGGTGGGGGTGACGTCGTGGGCCAGCGAGATGACAGCGGCGCCGCCGACGGTGTCGGCCAGCGAGTAGGTGACGCCGCCGTGGGCGACGTCGCCGCCGGGGACGGAGGCGAGTTCCTCGCGCATCTCGACCCGGCCTTCGGCGTAGCCGTCGTCGGCCTCGGTCAGCTCGATGCCGACCAGGTTCGTAAATGGCATGTACGAGAAGATTTCTGTTACGTCCATACGCCTCCATACCACCACCGCAAAATAAGGGTTCAGAAGACAAACTGCCGCGACGTACCGCGGTCGGGGCCGCGCGACCGTGTCCCGGAGGGGGCCAGTGCCGAGAGATGATCACGCAACACTCGACTCACGACGCCCGATCGCTCGCCGACCAGTCCGAGGCACCGGTGACGGCTCACGCCGGACCGGTACCGCGCCAGCCCGGGGGTGATCGCCCGTGATGCGATACTTCACGTTCACGTTCGTCCCGCTGGAGGACCGCTACTTCCACCCGGCGCTGGCGGAGGCCAGGGATCAACCGGACATCACCCTCGAACAGATGAAGTACATCAATCTGTTCGAAGACGAGACAGGCATCGTCCTGCTCGGGGGCCGTGGCGACGAGTCCGCGGCCGCGGCGGTCATGCAGGACAACGACGACGTCATCGACTGGGAGCTGATCCCCGGCAACGACGGCTTCTACGCCTACATCCACTTCACCGGCCGCGAACCGGCGGTCGGACTGTTGAAACTACTCGACGAGTACCGACTCGTGCTCGAACTCCCACTCCGATTCACCAGCGAGGGCTACCTGCGGGTGACGGTCATCGGCACCGACGACCACATCCAGGAGGCGCTCCAGAACGTCCCGGAGGCCATCGACGCCCAGGCCACCCAGATGGGCGAGTACAACCCCGACGACGAGCGCGCCATCGCGGGCCTCACCAAGCGCCAGCGCGAAGTCCTCGAGGCCGCCGTCGAACTGGGCTACTACCAGGTCCCCCGCGAGGCAACCTACGAGGAGATCGCCGAGGTCTGTGACTGCACCGTCGGCACCGTCGGCGAACACCTCAACCGCATCGAGTCCCAGATCATCCACGCCTCGATGGACTGACCGGCCAGTAAATTTCGGCTGTCCTATCCCAACAATTATGTCCGAGAGTGCGATCCACCCTCCATGGAGTCGAACGACACTCGACGCAGCACCGCGCGGTCACGGCGAACGGTTCTCGCCGGACTGGGCTGTCTCACACTGACCGGCGTCGCGGGCGCGACCCCCGGACGGGGACGCGGTCGCGGGGGCGGATCCGGGTTTCCGCCGGCGGGAATCACGACCTGGGCGGAAGACGACGACGGCGACCGCATCGAGCGGACGCTCGGCGACGGCGAACTCTCGACGTTCGCGTCGGTCACGCCCTCGGGTCGGCCGAAGTACCTGGGCGTCCACCTGACGCGGGATGCGCTCTCGGGGCTGCCGTCGGCGAGCGAACTCGCGGAGAGCGACGAGGGGCTGACCGTCCACGGGGCCCAGTCGCAGGAGTTCTTCGTGCCCTTCCCCGAGGCCGCGCCCGACCCGTTCACGTTCCTCGGGTTCTACTGGAACCCGGAGGGACACGTCCCGCCGGGCGTCTACGACCTGCCCCACTTCGACGTGCACTTTCACTTCCAGCCAGAGTCGGTCGTGGCGGACATCGACCCGGGCGTCGCCGAGTACCCGATCCCCGACGAGCGGATGCCGGAGGGGTACACGCGCCTCCCCAACCCCGCTGGGGAGTTCGACAGGGTGATCCACATGGGCGAACACCTGGGCGATCCCGACGCCCCGGAGATGCAGGGTGAGACCTTCGAGAACACGCTCATCTGGGGCGCCCACGACGTCGACGGCGACGACGCGGGCGAACTCACGTTCGTCGAGCCGATGGTGACCGTCGACTACCTGTCGGAACTTTCCGGCGTCGACGGCCGAGAGATCGCCCAGCCCGGGGTCTACCCGCAGGACGGCTGGTATCCGACACGCTACGCGGTCCGCGATCTCGGCGGTGACGGCGTGGCGATCGTTCTGGAAAAGTTCCGCCGGCAGTCTGCCTGAGCGTCAGGCGACGATTCCGGCCCAGTCGCAGTCCGTGCAGGCCAGGACGCCCTGGCCGTCGACGACCCGCTCGTCGCACGCCGGACAGTCGGCCTCGTGTGTCGATACCGTGTAGCGTTCGCTCCCGAACCAGTCCTCCGCCGTCGTCGGTTTGTGCTGTAGGTGCATGGTTCACTCCGGTCGACGGTTCGCGCTCGCGGCGACGCGGTGGCCCCTCGTCCACCGCCGTCCGCGCCCGGACCCGGTGGCCCCTCGCGCAGACCGTCGCTCCCTCCCTCGTTCTACGTCGGACTCCCATATAGCGATAGCCCCTTTTACGTGCGAAATCGCCGGACGTGGGTGGGGCGGCCGTAGCTCCTTAAACACATACAAAGACGGTCCCGGGTCGAGACGCGGCGGTGGCTCGGCGTCGCTGAAGGGGCGGCTCGGGGAAAAGCTCTCGTCACACGGGGCTCGGAGGGGGTAACCCTTCGTCACTGCCGCCCGCTTTTGGTACCCGACCGTTCGGCTAAGCCTTTGCGTTCCAGTCGGCGAGGTCGCGGTGGGCCTCGGCGACCGACCCGATCTCGTCTCCGTCGAGCAGGCCGTCCTCGGTGACGAGGCCGGCGACGAGGTCCGGCGGCGTCACGTCGAACAGCGGGGCCGCCACCGAGAGAGCCGCGTCGCCGTCGTAGACCGTCGCCGGGTCGGCCGATTCGAGGTGGGGGTCGGCCTCGGGACTCACCTTGTCCCGGGCCGCGACGACGTAGAGGGGAACGGCTTCACGGGCGGCGGCGAGCGCGAGCGCGCGCGTCCCGACCTTGTTCACCACGCTCCCGTCCGCGAGGACGGTGTCGGCGCCGACGAGCGCGGCGTCGTAAGCCCCCTCGGCCAGGAGCCACGGGAGCGCCGCGTCCGGAGCCAGCGTCACGTCGTCGCCGGCCTCGGCGCGGCGCTCCGCGACGCCGACGCCCTCCCCGCCGGGCCGGGACTCGCCGACCAGCAGGCGATCGGGATCGGCCGACGACAGGACGCGCTCGACGGTGCCCGACCGCGAGAGCGTCACCAGGCTCTCCCCCGCCACCCGCTCTGCGGCGCGGTCCGCGGCGGCGTCGTCGGCGGCCAGCGCCGCCTCGATTCCCTCGTGGGCAGAGCTTTCGACCGCGGACGCGGTCCGATCACCGGCCGCCTGCATGACCCGGTTGACGCGGTTGCGGACGACGGTCATCGACGGCCGGGCGGCCAGCAGGGCGCGGGCGCGGTCGGCGAGGGTGGCCCAGTCGCCAGCATCGCGTTCGACCGCGAGAGCGGCGTCGTCGCGGAGCACTTCGAGCGCGCGCACGGAGAGATACGCGGCACCGTGGTCGCGGTCGTCGGCGACGGTGTCGACTGTCGGGCGCACCCGGTCGTAGGATGTCCAGAGTTTCGGGACCGTCTGGCGGCGCAGGATGGCCGTCGGCGGGACCCACTCGCACTCGGTCGTCTCTGCGTCTAGTGTCACGTTGCGGGACGCGCAGTCGAAGAGGAAGGGGTGGACCAGCCAGCGCCGGTCCAGATCCGCGTCTTCGACGGGGAAGGGGTCGCCGCGGCGGACGAGCGTGACGGCGTCGGCCAGCCCAGTCTCCTCGGCGATCTCCCGGCGAGCGGCCGCCTCGGGCGTCGAGTCGGGATCGGTCGCCGTTTCCGACTCGCGGGCGACGTGACCGGCGACCCCGCCCCATCTTCCCCTGTAGGACCCCACGGTCTCGCTCCGCCGGAGGAGGAGGACGGCCCCACGGTTGCGAAGAAAGCAGGTGACGACGGGCGTCTCGTCCATGGTCGGGGCTCGACGGGGACGGGCAAAAATCCGCGGGCCGGGGGCTGGACGAGCGAGCGGCGGGGGACGGCTTTTGCCGCCGCGGTCGGAAGGAGGCGTATGGAAGTGGCCATCGTCAGCGACACGCACGTCCCGTCCCGGATCGCGCGCATCCCCGACTGGGTTCGCGACCGGCTACGGGAGGCCGACCACGTGATCCACGCCGGGGACTTCGACTCCGCGGCGGCGCTGGCCACCGTCGAGGACCTCGCCAGCGGCCTCACCGCCGTCTCGGGGAACACCGATGCCGGACTCGGACTGCCAGGGGTCGCGACCACGACGCTCGGCGGGGTCGAGTTCGTCGTCACGCACGGGACTGGCAGTCCGGTCGGGTACGAGGACCGGGTCGCGGAGACTGTCCGGGAGGAGGCCGGCCCCGGTCCGACAGTCGGCGTCGCCGGCCACACCCACCGGGTCCTCGACGAGACGGTCGGGGGCGTCCGACTGCTCAACCCGGGGAGCGCGACGGGCGCGCCCCCGGCCACGACCGTCACGATGCTGACCGCGACGGTCGCGGACGGGGACCTATCGGTCGAGCGTCACGAACGCGACCGGTGATCGGGCCGAATTCCTACGACGGAAATCGAAGGGCTGCAGAGGTTTGCTGGCACGTCACAAGGTACTTAATGGTACTCAGATCTATGGCAGAAATTAAATACGGGATTCGCTCGTAGGTATTCGTGTACAGGGTATGTTGGACCCGGTCGAGGGGATCGCGTCGGGTCCGTCTCGTTCGGAGCGGACCCGCGAGTCGACGTGGGGGCGACGGCGGACCGCGGCGTCCGTCACCGCTCCAGGTCCCTGTGGGGGGACGGAGACGGCCATCGTAGCCGGCGACGAGACCGTCGGTTTCGCCAGTCCGACATGCCGGTAGCAACCAGCGACACGACGGAGGTAACACAATGAGCGAAGACAGCAACTCACCGATCAGCACGATCTTCGAGGTGCAGCGTCGGACGATCGAAACCGGGCAGGACGTCATCGAGCAGACGCTCAAGGTCCCGAAGGCGGCCAACGAGTCGCTCCACGGCACCATCGGCGACCAGAAACAGGCCCAGCAGGACACGGTCAAGTTCGTCCAGGACACGATCGACCAGCTGCTGGACACGCTCGAGTCCGCCACGCCCGAGCAGGGCGAGGAGACGGTCCAGGACATCCGCGAGGCCGTCGACGAGGGCTTCGAGGAGATCCTCGAACAGCACGAGGAGGCCCTCGACCAGCTCGACGATACCTACGAGGACAGCCTCGACCTCTACGAGGAGCAGCTCGACCAGACCCTCGAGATCATCGACAAGCAGTTCGAGGTCCTGCTCGAGGCCAACGAGACCGTCGAGGAGCAGACCGTCGACGCCCTCGACGAACTCGTCCAGCAGTTCGAGGAGCTCCAGGAAGAGGTCAGCGAGCAGGCAGAGGACCTCGGCGGCCGCTTCGAGGAGCAGGCCGAGGAGTTCGAGGAAGCGCTCGGCGACCAGATCGACCGCTACCGTGAGCAGGTCGACGACCTGCAGGAGCAGTTCGAGGAGCTGCCCGAGGAGATCGGCTCCGACGACGACGGCGACACCGCGGAAGCGTAACGGCTCCGGCCCGCGGCACCGCGCCGCGCCGGTTCCTGTCGTACCGGGCGTTTCGGATGAGGGGGTTTCACATGCGACGACCGAGACAGTACAGTCACGAGACGGATGTGGGGGCACAACGAGCACCGGGGGGAGCGACGGCGAAGCGACGACGGTGACCGGACCGACGGCGACCGGCCACCGCGTCCCGCGAGGGGTGACTGAGCCGAGATGGTCCCCTCGATCGACTGGACGCTGGTGTTGATCCCGCCGATCACCGGGATCATCGGGTACGTCACCAACTGGGTCGGAATCCGACTCCTCTTTCACCCGCTGGATTTCCACGGGTTCAAGATGCCCGGCCTGAAGCAACTGGCGCCGATGCTCCCGATGAAGATCCAGCAGATCCCGGGGGTGATGGAGGGCAAGATCGGCTGGCAGGGGATCATTCCCTCCAGATCGGCGAAGATGGGGAGCATCGCATACGACACCTCCATCGCCAAACTCGCGAGCCAGCGGGAGTTCTACGAGCGGTTCGACCCCGACCGGATCGCCCAGCACATCGTCACCGAGTCCAGGGACAACGTCCACGCCTACGTCGACGACCTGATGAGCCGGGAGCAGCCAGTGGTCTGGAGCAGTATCCCGGACGGCTCCCGGAAGTTCGTCCACTCGCAGATCGAAGACCAGCTTCCGGCAGTCACCGACCGGATCGTCCAGGCGACGGCCGAGCACATCGACGAACTGCTGAGCCTGAAACTGATGGTGATCGACTACCTGGACGAGCACCCCGAACTGCTCAACCGACTGTTCCTGGAGGTCGGCGAGGAGGAACTGCAGTTCCTGGTCAACTCCGGCTTCTACTTCGGGACGCTTTTGGGCGTGTTCTCGATCCCCCTCTTCGTGTTCTTCGGGGGCGCGTGGTGGGTGCTCCCGGTCTCGGGGGTGTTCGTGGGCTACTTCACGAACTACATCGCGATCAAGGCCATCTTCAACCCGCAAGAGCCGATCGAGATCGGGCCGTTCACGATCCAGGGACTGTTCATCCAGCGCCAGGAGGAGGTCTCCGAGCGCTACGCCGAGATCGTCGCCGAGGAGATCATCACGATCGGCAACGTCACGGAGAACCTGCTGTACGGGAAGCGTTCGGACCGGACCCGGCAGTTGATCGAGGAGGCGATCCGGCCCTCGCTCGACGAGGCCCTCGGGATGGTGGCTCCGGTCGTCCGGATCGCGACGGGCGACCGTCGCTACGAGGAGATCCGGGAGGCGCTGGCGACCGAGGGCGTCGAGTACGGGCTCGAACCGCTCAAGGACAGCGACTTCAACCGGGAACGGAGCGTCGCGATCCAGCACCTGATCTCGAGCCGGATGCAGGAGTTACCCCCACAAGACTTTACCATGACGCTGCGTTCTGCTTTCAAGGAAGACGAGTGGCTGCTCATCGGCATCGGGGCGGCGCTCGGGTTCGTCGCGGGGTGGATCCAGCTACTGGTGGTGACCACGATATGAG
Above is a genomic segment from Halorientalis sp. LT38 containing:
- a CDS encoding DUF7331 family protein encodes the protein MTESDADLTAGSEEPRRRYGQFDAGDGIVVYDREDTARWIQSDCFVPLPDVR
- a CDS encoding TIGR04024 family LLM class F420-dependent oxidoreductase; this translates as MTAPTCDLVLLGRDHDDVDSLADQAQLAEEYGFSHVTMGETTGHNIVPVLTVIAERTDEIGITDDVISPYSRAPTVLGQTALTMDDVTDGRFRLGLGTSSPAIAERWHGQSFDRPLRRLRETIDVVRQVCTGDSVDYDGEIYDLGGMAFEGRVPDEPPAVDVAALGPKTVELAGRFADGWVPQLFTTEGLEERMEDLRRGAELGDRDPAELRVSPLVRCCAAEDGDTARSIARGMIAFLIGAYGPFYGDSIAEQGYEEEVEEIRAAWEDRDTAAMAAALPDELLDAVAATGTPEEVRDKVEDFAAVDGVDAVRVGFVSGMSQEQKELTMDAVTDS
- a CDS encoding aldehyde ferredoxin oxidoreductase C-terminal domain-containing protein; translated protein: MIHGKGPLLTVDVGTQETTTEDIDDVLETFVGGRGVGTRLAHERIPFDADPFGPENSLFFATGPLQTSSMSFTGRMNCTGLSPLTDGLLSSNAGGFMSRPFADTGYGAVEITGASDELVGVHVTDEGVTFEAVGDLEEATVDETIEYLDSEHGLGDEHAAIAGPAGENEVRFAAIITSEHRAFGRGGLGAVLGSKNVKFLTFDGDSRPEIDLDEEVTQAIHQDAATSDSPMKDAGTVSVSSFANAVEAVPTKYFEELSYDKLDEIGSTAVIDHKYKKGTCSSCAFACKLPTKDESDGFTTEGPEWETVMAFGSNALVDDFRTIMEANDMCDTLGMDTISCGDTISAYLAAEDEFGNEELMLELVEKIAYREDEGDLLAEGIDRIHDELGVDNWTMKGMEFAAHDGRTLNGQGLSYATSNRGADHMYSVAYDYEYPLVAPTEAMDKEGVDGKSEKIIELENIKAVRDSGVLCQFSSSYTEEERYEKVFQADYDQLMDLGSRIVEMERHFHNERGKDRSDDEALPFDLEGLSDELDSYYEQRDWNQDGTVPDENVEGAEAAGD
- a CDS encoding PaaI family thioesterase gives rise to the protein MDVTEIFSYMPFTNLVGIELTEADDGYAEGRVEMREELASVPGGDVAHGGVTYSLADTVGGAAVISLAHDVTPTVDMRMDYLAPATDDLHAEAEVMRMGGSVAVTDIDVWDADEHHVASARGVYKTGGDSEGTPWVRNGGEPEKSDYTEE
- a CDS encoding helix-turn-helix domain-containing protein yields the protein MRYFTFTFVPLEDRYFHPALAEARDQPDITLEQMKYINLFEDETGIVLLGGRGDESAAAAVMQDNDDVIDWELIPGNDGFYAYIHFTGREPAVGLLKLLDEYRLVLELPLRFTSEGYLRVTVIGTDDHIQEALQNVPEAIDAQATQMGEYNPDDERAIAGLTKRQREVLEAAVELGYYQVPREATYEEIAEVCDCTVGTVGEHLNRIESQIIHASMD
- a CDS encoding NUDIX domain-containing protein; this encodes MDETPVVTCFLRNRGAVLLLRRSETVGSYRGRWGGVAGHVARESETATDPDSTPEAAARREIAEETGLADAVTLVRRGDPFPVEDADLDRRWLVHPFLFDCASRNVTLDAETTECEWVPPTAILRRQTVPKLWTSYDRVRPTVDTVADDRDHGAAYLSVRALEVLRDDAALAVERDAGDWATLADRARALLAARPSMTVVRNRVNRVMQAAGDRTASAVESSAHEGIEAALAADDAAADRAAERVAGESLVTLSRSGTVERVLSSADPDRLLVGESRPGGEGVGVAERRAEAGDDVTLAPDAALPWLLAEGAYDAALVGADTVLADGSVVNKVGTRALALAAAREAVPLYVVAARDKVSPEADPHLESADPATVYDGDAALSVAAPLFDVTPPDLVAGLVTEDGLLDGDEIGSVAEAHRDLADWNAKA
- a CDS encoding metallophosphoesterase family protein, encoding MEVAIVSDTHVPSRIARIPDWVRDRLREADHVIHAGDFDSAAALATVEDLASGLTAVSGNTDAGLGLPGVATTTLGGVEFVVTHGTGSPVGYEDRVAETVREEAGPGPTVGVAGHTHRVLDETVGGVRLLNPGSATGAPPATTVTMLTATVADGDLSVERHERDR
- a CDS encoding DUF445 domain-containing protein, with the protein product MVPSIDWTLVLIPPITGIIGYVTNWVGIRLLFHPLDFHGFKMPGLKQLAPMLPMKIQQIPGVMEGKIGWQGIIPSRSAKMGSIAYDTSIAKLASQREFYERFDPDRIAQHIVTESRDNVHAYVDDLMSREQPVVWSSIPDGSRKFVHSQIEDQLPAVTDRIVQATAEHIDELLSLKLMVIDYLDEHPELLNRLFLEVGEEELQFLVNSGFYFGTLLGVFSIPLFVFFGGAWWVLPVSGVFVGYFTNYIAIKAIFNPQEPIEIGPFTIQGLFIQRQEEVSERYAEIVAEEIITIGNVTENLLYGKRSDRTRQLIEEAIRPSLDEALGMVAPVVRIATGDRRYEEIREALATEGVEYGLEPLKDSDFNRERSVAIQHLISSRMQELPPQDFTMTLRSAFKEDEWLLIGIGAALGFVAGWIQLLVVTTI